The nucleotide window CCGGCTGGAAGAACTCGGGCAAGACGACATTGGCAACCCGCCTCATCAAAAGCCTGTGCGACAAGGGCTACCGCATATCCTCCGTCAAGCACGCCCACCACAAATGCGACATCGACAAGGAAGGCACAGACAGCTACCGCCATCGCGAAGCAGGCTCGACCGAGGTGGCGCTTGTTGCCGCCGGGACCCGCTGGGCCATCATGCATGAATGCCGGGATGAAGACGAACCGCTGCTGAGCGATGTTCTGGCGCGGATGTCGCCCTGTGATCTGGTGATTGTCGAAGGCTACAAGAGCGAGGCCTTCCCGAAAATCGAAGTCAGGCGCGCCGATGCGGTCAACACCACGCCCCTTGCCCAGAAAGATCATCTGATTGTTGCCATAGCAAGCGATGAACCGGAGAAAATGGACACCGCGCACGGCCTGCCGATGTTCCAGATCGACGATGTGGAAGCGATGGCAGAATTCGTTATCAACACCATGAAACTCTGAGTTTGTGGCAAAAACGACATTTTGCAGCGAGATCGGCAATACGACAGGGGATTATGCTTCATTTCGGCAAATTGCCAATTCTCCGCTCATTGTGCTGCCTGATACGCAAAATTCTTATTGTTATGGCCTCAGGAATGGTCAATGACTTGCCTAATGCGAGACAGGTGATCAAAACCATCCGTGGGGTAGCGGGTCTGGCCTTTGCCAACCGTGCCTACAGATAGTTCCTGAAGGACCTCGCCGAACTTTCGACTTCGCAATGGGACAAGAGTCATGAAACTCACGAAAAAAATTGCAATTGCTGCAGCTGCTGCGCTGATGGCATGCAGCGCGGCTTCCGCCGCGGAAAAAATCCGCATTGGCATCGATGGCGCCTACCCTCCGTTCAATCAGCTTTCTGCTGCTGGTGAACTGAGCGGCTTTGACGTTGATATCACCAAC belongs to uncultured Cohaesibacter sp. and includes:
- the mobB gene encoding molybdopterin-guanine dinucleotide biosynthesis protein B produces the protein MSDKSSVTDAIQLAQIATHGHKIFGITGWKNSGKTTLATRLIKSLCDKGYRISSVKHAHHKCDIDKEGTDSYRHREAGSTEVALVAAGTRWAIMHECRDEDEPLLSDVLARMSPCDLVIVEGYKSEAFPKIEVRRADAVNTTPLAQKDHLIVAIASDEPEKMDTAHGLPMFQIDDVEAMAEFVINTMKL